A segment of the Nilaparvata lugens isolate BPH chromosome X, ASM1435652v1, whole genome shotgun sequence genome:
atcatcagtcagcaactgcagacacatggagcaatgaagttcaatctagtattggaggcaacatatttccacagcacccttgataagaccttcttcgaacaagaagagtttcagaatgtcaccttcaaaactccaaactacaccatcttcagtatcatcaatcttccagacatcatcaaccaaGCCTGCATGACCCTCCCACTCCttgcagaacaactccttttataccccagttCTGGATCCGGAGGgaatttttttcccttttttccctttttcctatttatttccgaatctatgtgtttttaatttttttttattttttttatttttatttttatttttttaatttttttttaatttttttttccaatttttttttaatttaaaaaaatttttttttaatttaaaaaaaaaaatttttaatttatttaatttttttttattttttttttatttttttttaatttttttattttttttatttttatttttatttttttaatttttttttaattttttttcttttttttttctaatttttttttttggtgaccttgaggttagggtggttgacctggatgaccttgaggttagggtggttgacctggatgaccttgaggtgggtgtggttgacctggatgaccttgaggtaggtgtggttgacctagatgaccttgaggtgcgtgtggttgacctggatcaccttgaggtgggtgtggttgacctggatgaccttgaggtgggtgtggttgacctggatgaccttgaggtaggtgcggttgacctagatgaccttgaggtgggtgtggttgacctggatgaccttgaggttgggggtggttgacctggatgaccttgaggttagggtgggtgacatggatgaccttgaggcgcctggatgaccttgagataAAGGCGGGTTCTGGCACACTTGTGTGCCAGAACCcgcctttttatactactgaGGACATTTCTTATCAGATGGATGATCTGGAGCAGTACTCTAGACGTAACACTGTTGAGATCTACGGAGTTCCATCGGTAGCTGATGAGGATGTCGCTGAAGTTGTTCTTCAGGTGTGTAAAACACTGAATATGGACGTCAACAAGGACTCTATTGATGCGTGTCATCGTCTCCGAAAAAGAGAGAATCGACCAACTGCAGGAATCGCGGTCCGTTTTGTGCGCAGGAGCGATGTTGAAACCCTTCCtcagagaagaaaaatgaaaggtGATCTGAACACTCAACATATGGGCTTCATCGGTGACGCTAAGCCGGTGTATATTAACAGGTCCTCGACAGCCAAAATGAGGTTACTGTTTGCTAGGTGCGAAAAAGGTACAGCGAGCAAAAGGGTTTAAATTCGTCTGGATCGATATGACAGGTAATGTGAAGATGAAGTTTAGTGAGGGTGATAAGGTGATTAGGATTTACTCTGAGAAAGAGTAAAACTTACAGGACATTATGGATGAATAATAGGTAATAAATGGAATAGTGATGAATTAGTTTATGAATTATGAACTTACTTCAATATGAACttcttttttatcatattttaatttcaacTTACCATTATCTATATCTGATCATACCATTATTTATACTTATTTTCTCTATATAGGCTACCCCAAATTACATTTCTTTCAAGTAGGCTTTTTAATTGAAGTCATATTTGTCTTTGCTGATTTAAATTGCAGGTTTTCTTTATTTATActtcttgtttcaaattcagaattgattattatatttttttatgattatAGATATATGTGTAATGAGTGATTCAGTATCTGATTCAATTGATCTTCTGATAACATAATAGTCCAACGTCCTCCACTGATTTTCATGCGAATTAGTTTGTTGTGATGCGTGTGGACTTGTGGACTTGCGCCGCGGGCGCGCGCTTTCCTCCTTTCGTCTGCTGGTGCTGTGCTTATTGTGTCTGTATTTTGATAAGAAGCAGTGGGTTACGGATATGTAGGCCTGGTGTGGGGCGGGGTGCGCGAGGTCGGTGCGCATTTTTGGATTGATTCTTCTCCAAGAATAGATAGGATATTTACATTGTTTTTAACCGATTGGTATTAGTTGATTGggtttttgaatgattattgCTATGATTTGCactcattattattactgtCACTAGTAAGTTAGTTGTGGAAATGATCTATTCTACTATGACTAAATATCTTGTAGTCGAAACTATCTGGCAAGTTAATCTCTCTTATCAATGAAGGCAGTACAGTATTGAAATGATCTTGTTAATGTATATCTGTACAGTTCCACGGTACAACGCATTCTACTGAATTGACTATATACACTGTTATTCTGTTTTAAAAGCAGTTTTATCTTTTCAACTGATAGTCCTGTAGCTTTCTGAATTCCGCAACCGATCCATTTGTTTATTATGctttcttctttcatttctGCCAAGCCCAATCAAATAAGTGAAATAATCTCTCACTAAAATAATATCTcactaaataaatgataatttaaataagTCTACATTGTTTTATGTGGAATCATAGAATTAGTTGTTATCACCCAATTACCATGCATGCTGATAAGATAGTTGGCTGGTAATGTGTAAATTAAATACTGTCACGATTATTTTTCAAGCTTATTATGTCTAAGATTAGAGAAAACTGATATTATGTACTTATATTCCTGACTGTAACTGAATTATTCAATTCGATGAGCGGCTGGTAAGATGATCTTATGATTCTCAATTTCTCAATGAACTATTGCATTAATTCCTTGAaagtttattatcaaaatgtaaGGGGTCTCAGAACGAAGACTCATGGTTTCCTTCAATCGGTGCTTGCCTGTGATTATGATATGATTTTGATAACGGAGACTTGGCTTAATTCTAAACTTGGTTGATTCTGAACTTTTTGATGAAAGATACACTGTTTATCGTAGAGACAGACCTGGTAGCGACTCTTGTCGTGGTGGAGGTGTGATGATTGCCGTTCGTAGGGACATACCCTCGAAGGAATGTTTTGATATTAATTCGTCTCATAATCTCAGAAATTCAGAGAATCTGATGATTCGTATTCTATTACCCACTTGTCCTATATATATTAACATTGTCTACTTTTGTAATAATGCTCTCATAGGTGACTTTGAATCATATTTTGATCACATCGAATCATACTCTCATAGAATTAAAGATAAATTGTTCATAGCTGGTGATTTCAACTCACCTGAAATAACTGACAAGGATTTTGATTTACGAATGGTACTATGTGTGCAAAAAAGTTAAACAATTTCTCAGGATTTTTTGATCTTCAATCTtataataatgttaaaaatgCCAATGGCCGTACACTTGATTTGGTAATGTCTAGTATTCAGATTGAAGGGCTCAAACATGAGTCTTTGCCTTTAGTCCATGAAGATGTTGAACATCACCCAGCTCTGAGCATGGAATTGCTGACGGGTGTCCAGTTGAGTCGGGGGAGTCATCAGCATCAATCTGATGGGGAGTTGAAGTATGATTTCAGGAGAGCAGACTATCTTTCTCTTTACAATATCCTTAGAGATTATAATTGGCAGGTTCTTTATAGTATTAAAGATGTTGATTCAGCGGTagatcttttttattcaatcatatatTCATGTTTTGATCTCACCATCCCAAAAAAACGTGTCAATGCAATTAACTCGAAGTATCCTCCTTGGTTTAATCGGAATATCATACAGATGATTAAGAGGAAAAACAAACTCGCATGGAAGAAAAATTTTTCGGCCTATCATAGAAATCGGTTCAACGATATTAGAAGAGAGCTGAAGAATCTTATATCCCGTTCTCATGATGAGTATATGACTAGGGTACAGAGAAATATCATGGGTGAGTCGAAGGAGTTCTGGAAGTTTGTGTATAGTAAGCGTGAGGCTAAGGGGATCTGTCAGAGGATGGAGCTCGGTGATAGAGCCTTTGTGGGATCTGAATTGCCGGATGGTTTTGCTGAGTACTTCAAGTCGGTTTATACTCCAATTACTTGCACCTTTAGTGATAACGTGAATCAGATTAGTGAGGAAAATGGAATTAGAAGGGATTTGGCTTCCAGTTCATTAGCTATTTCATCAGTTTCTGTTGAGAGCATAAGGAGGGCAATTAATAGAATGAAGCCACTCACTACTCCTGGTGAGGATGAGGTTCCTGCATTCATAGTGAAAGGTTGCAGAGATGTGTTGGTTGAcccattgaaatatatattcgatttATCTTTGGCGAAAGGTTTATTTCCTACAAGGTGGAAGATTTCCAAGGTAATACCCATTTTCAAGTCTGGCAGAAGGGATCTGATTGATAACTATCGTCCGATCTCCCTGTTGTCAGTCTTCGCAAAGGTTTTTGAGTGTGTTTTGTATGGTGAGATTTTGTGTTACTCCCGTCCTCTGATATCGGACTGTCAACATGGGTTTCTCCCTGGAAGGTCTGTGGTCACCAATTTGATGGAGTTCACAATGGATGTTTCGAGGGTAATGGATTCTGGAGGTGAGGTTGATGTCATTTACACAGACTATGCAAAAGCATTTGATCGTGTTGATTAGGGAGCACTGTTGAGTAGACTTGATGATTTGGGGTTTTGTGTGCAACTTGTGAATCTTTTCAGAAGTAACTTATTCCATCGTACCAATTATGTTATGGTCAAGTGTTCTAGATCAACTCCCTTTTTCAGCACTTCAGGAGTTCCACAGGGGAGTGTACTCGGTCCTCTTTTATTCCTTCTATTGATCAAGGAACTGCCTCTCCAGTTAAAGAAAGCAAAATGTTTGATCTTTGCTGATGATGTAAAGCTCTACATGGAGATTACTAACTCCAATGATTGTAATTTGTTGCAGCAAGATCTTGACAGATTGGCTAGATGGTCTTCTATCAATGGACTGGACTTGAATGTTAGGAAGTGTAAGTGTATctcattttctagaaaaaaattgaagatgaactTTTCTTATGAAGTACATGGTATGAATCTGGAAAGAGTCGATACATGTAAGGATTTGGGTGTAATCTTTGATAGCTGTCTCAGGTTCTCAGTACACATAGACTATAGCATAGCTAGAGCGAATAAAATGCTAGGTTTTGTTATGAGGAATACAGCTAACTTCAATAACCTTGATGCAATATGTTCTGTTTATGTGTCATTGGTCCGGAGTGTGTTAGAATATTGCTCTGTGATTTGGAACCCTTATACTGATTTGTGTACTCATGGTCTTGAGGTAGTTCAGAATAAGTTTTTGAGGTTTCTCTATTACAAGCGCTTCGGTCAATCCTGTCCTTTGGGTTTTCCTACAGACCGTTTGAGAGGTACCTTTCACTTTGTATCATTGAGATTACGACGGGAGAGAGACTCATTGATTTTCGTGCATGGTCTGTTAAGGGGtcgattttcttctccttcgctGCTCTCATTGATCAGGCTCCATGTTCCTGCGTTCAACTCCAGAGATCATCCCACCTTTGATATTATCAGATGTAGAACGGTCAGTGGTTACAATGCTCCCCTGTTTAGGTCTCTTCGATTATACAATAAGCTTAATGATGCATTAGATTTTTTTGATTCAGACAGTGTGTTCAGGCGGGACTTGAATAAGATTTATGTTTGTTGGGTTttgtcttttttttctttcctatgtattacataatatattagtgtttttatttataagtttcatatttgcaaagtttccataattctcttttctttgtttcttttttcttttcttcttgaatTCTTCAGTATTAGTTACATACTTAGTTCTTCTTCTTTAATCTGCTAtactataagtttcatatttgcaaggttttctattatttttttttgtattttgttttttctaaaactcaatagtatattagttaagttattatattttcattttaatgtattatattttcaaattgtatgctcaatgtgtgttatgagggcaataatgggattcagttcctggtgccctcaaatatgtaaattttcaaataaataaataataaataaaataaatgaataaataaataaataaataaataaataataaataataaatgaataaataaataaaaaaaaaataaataaataaataaataaataaatagataaataaataaataaataaataaatagataaataaataaataaataaatagataaataaataaaaaaataaataaatgaataaataaataaataaatgaataaataaataaataaataaataaataaatgaataaatgaataaataaataaaaaaaaaataaataataaataaaataaatgaataaataaataaataaataaatgaataaataataaataaataaataaataaataaataaaaaaataaataaataaataaataaataataaataaaaaaaaaaaaataaataaataaatgaataaataaataaataatgaatgaataaataaataatgaataaataaataaataaatgaataaataaataaatataataaataaataaataaataataaatgaataaataaaaaaaaaataaataaatgaaaaataaataaataataaataaataaataaataaataaataaatgaataaataaatgaataaatgaatagatgaaaaaaaaaataaataataaataaaaataaataaataaataaatgaatgaataaataaataaatgaataaatgaataaataaataaataataaataataaaaaataaataaataaaataaatcaataaataaataaataaataaataataaataaaaaataaataaataataaataataaaaaataaataaataaataataaataaataaataaataaataaataaatacataaataaataaatacataaatgaataaataaataataaataaataaataaataataaatgaataataaataataaataataaataaataaataaatataataaataaataaataaataaataaaataatacataaataaataaataaataaaaaaataaaaataaaataaaaaaataaaaataaataaataaataaataataataataaataaataaataaataaaaaataaataataaataaataaatacataaataaatgataaataaataataaataaataaataaatgaatgaagaaataaataaataaataaataaatgaataaatgaataaataaataaataaaaaaataaataaataaataataaataataaatgaataaataaataaaataaattaataaattaattataaatagataaataataaataaatataataaataaataaataaataataaataaataaataataaataaataaataaatgaataaataaataataaataaaaaataaatgaataaataaataaataaataaataaataatgaataaataaatgaatgaataaataaaaaaaaaaaataaatgaataaatgaataaataaataaataaataataaataataataaataataataaatgaataaataaataataaataaataaaataaattaataaatagataaataaataataaataaataaaaaataaataaataaataaataaataaatgaataaataaataaataaataaataaataaatataaatgaatgaataaataataataataaataataaataataaatgaataaataaatagattaataaataaataaataaataaataataaataaataaatgaataaataataaataaataaataaatagataataaataaataatataaataaataaataataaataacactGTACGATCATTCTGAAAAGTAATGCTACGTGGACTCAAATCATACATAGTCTCTCGAAGtctgaagttatttttgttttttattatatataagaGAAGACTCTTTGTATATAATTGTCTGACAGATAATACTTCGAACTCATTGAAAAGATCACTGCTGGGGTAACGTCTTGGTTTGGAagtaattgatttgattaaaaatttctgtatggtgaataatttattgagatggATGTTTCTGGCTCCTCCCCAGGCTATTATACCATATTGCAGTACTGATTGGGCATAAGCAAAATAAACTAGACGAGAAATATCTTTATTCTCTAGCATACCAATATtgtgaaattaaaaaatttgataccTCAATCTTCGACATAAGCTTTTTTCTGTATATCCCATCTAAGATGGCGGTCAAGAATTATGCCAATGAATTTAGTTTTTGTAGCACTTGCTTTTATCGGGCAGTCACAGTTCACCAATCTGTTACTAAGACAGGTatgtgaatgaattttaatattgttgaattgattAGGTTGGCCGGTTTGATTTGGAGAGAAAGTTAAATAAGTACTTTTTGTGGTGTTTAATGTCCAAGTGTGGTGATCCACGTATGCCTTAATTTTACTGAGACCATTTTCACTAACTCTTTTCATGTCGTTCCAGGAGTTAGTGGTGAATAGTAAagtagtgtcatcagcatatgataaaatttcacaattttctatTTCCAGGTTGAGCATGTCATTAATATAGATGAGGAACAAAATTGGTGATGAAACTGTACCTTGTGGGAGCCCGTAGACTGATAAATTAGCTTTATTTGTAACACCATCCATAGCCAGAAATTGGGAACgacctaaataaataaataaataaataaataaataaataataataaataaataataataaataaataaataaataataaataataataaataaaaataaataaataaataaataataaataaataaataaataaataaataaataaataaataaataaataaataaataataaataataaataaataaataaataaataaataaataaataaataataaataaataaataaataaataataaataaataaataaataaataaataaataaataaataaataataaatgaataaataaataaagaaataaataaataaataataaataaataaataaataaataaataataaataaataaataaataaataaaaataaataaataaataaatacataaataaataaataaataataataaataaataaataaataaaataatataaataaataaataataaataaataaataataaataaataaataaatgaataaataataataaataaataaataaataaataataaattaataaataataaataaatgaattaagaaatgaataaataaaataaattaataaataaataaatataataaataaataaatataaataaataaataaataaataataataaataaatgaataataaataaataataataaataaataataaataaataaataaataataaataaatgaataaataataaatgaataaataaataaataaataatgaataaataaataaataatgaataaataaataacctcagttaatgttcaaccattgagttgaaaggtaatgaaaaatggtatgtaggagaaagcagagtTTGAGGAAACGgtgtaaaggaatcttgagttcagcggcaagagttttttaaggtgtgtcaggtttggcaggtaatgtgacatcaactattttaaataaggtaattgataacctgcaAGAGGAAATtcatattccgggatacgaGTGGTGTGGGCCAGgaacaaaggttaatgaaaggttaaagagaggtgatcaaggtataaattcattagatagagcttgcaaggtacatgatatagcgtatacgcaaaatagcgataataaaactcgagcggtagctgacagagctctagcaaacgctgcatgggacattttcaaaaatcctcaaacaccccttgccgagaaagcacttagctatcttgttacaaatgtcatgaaagctaaagcggcgtttggtgggtctttgaggaagaagaagaagaagaatgagaggagaagttatagtaatgatattagacccaaagctatagctcagttgaaaaagcatatagcaggaaaagggtattttttgaagccttttcctcgaataactagtggggggagagttttaattccacccctaccaccatcatcatatggagtgaggtCATTCCcccaagttaagaaacgtagaacaacaataaagaagagtaggaagaagacaaagaagagtaggaagaagtaaaagacatgaatattgaaggagaattgagtaattatgatttgattgattggtcaaaattattacagattcagctaagaggcatatatatgctagatgcattacccaaaaaaattctaaaaaacgagaatgccattgtgaatttagcaagggaaagcgaggatggcacacattgggtagcatataagaaagttggctctaatgtttggtattttgatccaattggaaatttacaaccgccatacgaattggacaaatattggaaaaaagaaaatggagtaaatatattttataatgtagagcatatgcaaccattaaatagcgatttttgtggtcatcttacattattgtttcttgcaaatcagttgtaattaagtgtttgtgctgaatgcgcacacacacacacacacacacacacacacacacacacacacacacaagatggttgttattacattacgatctaacacgagtaacctctatgaacatttacaagaaattatagaattggataaaaatcgtgaatgggaaattggattgattaatttttctagttacaatagtattgcaaacattaacaaaggaacaaattccagcttcaaatatggtgatagattaatcgagCTGGATAccggtgcatatgaagttgaggatattataaaatctttaaagaatgaattgaatattgatgggaagaagaataaacttattatacgtgcaaacgcaaatactatgaagattgaaattcattctgataaacccattgatttaacacgttctgattcgattgctaagatacttggttttgataatgttgttttgcaagcaaataaatagcattattccaaacatttggttaacataacaagcgttgacagtattgtagttgagtgtgatttagcatgtggcagttactctgaaggaaaacaaaaacatataatctacgaatttttaccaaaggttcctagcggctatttaataaacaaagtaccatcaccgattattcatgtacctttgaatacacatcgaattcaaactattaatgtaaaggtaacggaccagaacagattgtttattgatttccgtggagatacaattacaattaggttacaCATACGTGgaaagtaatgggttatcttattttcaacccgcgCACAAGTAATAATACGTGCATgcacaatcaagtcattagagaaaggaacgcgatagcgtcaacacctaaaaacaaacgtgctttgtcggctaaaagcgcgagaatattagaaaagttgggttttatagttgattggtgAAATGTCAGGAGGAGCGGCCGCATccagtgaaattctggatgtggagacagaccttcagttttataattatattactaaattccaatttcacactcatacagtttattcgggacaggaaataaaaaactctgacgaggcacgtattggcataaattctttagatgtctattctttaccttgtaaatcattcatattgattgagggaacagttaactgtacaaaaccgggaacaaacccagccgatgcaccagttgcggcagactataaattaagcagtaacgtaatcggcaacctttcTGACGAattacgatatgaattagcaggtcagcaaatttctaaatcaagattgattggattaacatccacaattaaagctattctagtgaagaatactctcgataaaaacacatatcacttggctggttttgacagagcaggatatgagctaacggataataaattcactttctgtgtaccactgaaattaatcctcccattttttgaagattttcaaagaataattttaaatttgaaacaggaactcgtcttattgaggtcaccgacagacctaaattgtgttgagtctacaagtggaacaagcgttagtgtgaaaattacaaaactgcaatggagaatgccctacataactttagaagatcatgtaagactgaaatttttgagactgctcgatgctgacactccactgaaattaggtttccggcattgggaaatttgtgaattaccaaatttgcaaaattcacttaaccattcttgggcagttcgtaccacattgagttttgatagtccaaaatacgttataattgcatttcaaactgatcgtaagaataaaattaaaaaatcaatatctaattttgatagctgtggtatttacaatgttaaagtatatttgaacagcgagtattatccatatgaaaatctgctaggtaagaaggaggtattataccgcatgttcctggatttcacgccctcgtattataatcattcaatcaatagcaaacttggaacagaaattgactttaaaacgttttgtgaatcaacaccgctgattgttgtagattgttcacaccaaccaagtcatttgaaatcatcaacagatgttcgtattgaaatggaatttaatagtgcagtacctgcaaatacttctgcgtattgcgttttaattagcgatcgtgtgatggagtacacacctctgacgagcatggtgaaagaagttcagtaattgcctatataaggtgtgcattctgc
Coding sequences within it:
- the LOC120354963 gene encoding uncharacterized protein LOC120354963, whose protein sequence is MDDLEQYSRRNTVEIYGVPSVADEDVAEVVLQVCKTLNMDVNKDSIDACHRLRKRENRPTAGIAVRFVRRSDVETLPQRRKMKGDLNTQHMGFIGDAKPVYINRSSTAKMRLLFARCEKGTASKRV